A region from the Pelobates fuscus isolate aPelFus1 chromosome 1, aPelFus1.pri, whole genome shotgun sequence genome encodes:
- the LOC134607899 gene encoding potassium voltage-gated channel subfamily A member 2 has product MTVATGDPTDEASALPGHPQDTYDPEPDHECCERVVINISGLRFETQLKTLSQFPETLLGDPKKRMRYFDPLRNEYFFDRNRPSFDAILYYYQSGGRLRRPVNVPLDIFSEEIRFYELGEEAMEIFREDEGFIKEEERPLPDNEYQKQVWLLFEYPESSGPARIIAIISVMVILISIVSFCLETLPIFRDEEDMPGKYYDPSPNSTHGYQQPNTFKDPFFIVETLCIIWFSFEFLVRFFACPSKAGFFTNIMNIIDIVAIIPYFITLGTELAEKSEDGQQGQQAMSLAILRVIRLVRVFRIFKLSRHSKGLQILGQTLKASMRELGLLIFFLFIGVILFSSAVYFAEADERDSQFHSIPDAFWWAVVSMTTVGYGDMVPTTIGGKIVGSLCAIAGVLTIALPVPVIVSNFNYFYHRETEGEEQAQYLQVTSCPKIPSSPDLQNSRSASTLSKSDYMEIQEGVTHSNEDFREKNLKTANCTLGNTNYVNITKMLTDV; this is encoded by the coding sequence ATGACAGTTGCGACTGGAGATCCCACAGATGAAGCTTCAGCGCTGCCAGGTCACCCCCAGGACACTTATGATCCCGAACCAGACCATGAATGTTGTGAGAGGGTCGTTATAAATATTTCAGGGCTGCGGTTTGAAACGCAGTTGAAAACGTTGTCACAGTTCCCGGAAACATTATTGGGAGATCCTAAAAAGAGAATGAGATACTTTGACCCACTGAGAAATGAATATTTCTTTGATCGAAATAGACCAAGTTTTGATGCGATCCTTTACTATTACCAATCTGGGGGCCGGCTACGGAGACCTGTTAATGTACCATTGGATATATTTTCGGAGGAAATTCGGTTCTATGAACTTGGCGAAGAAGCCATGGAGATCTTTAGGGAAGATGAGGGATTTATTAAGGAAGAGGAACGTCCCTTACCAGATAATGAGTACCAGAAGCAGGTGTGGTTGTTATTTGAGTATCCTGAAAGCTCTGGACCTGCCAGGATTATAGCTATTATCTCAGTCATGGTGATTTTAATATCTATTGTCAGCTTTTGCCTTGAAACTTTGCCTATTTTCAGAGATGAAGAAGACATGCCTGGGAAATATTACGACCCAAGTCCCAACAGCACTCATGGATACCAACAGCCTAACACTTTTAAAGACCCTTTCTTCATTGTGGAGACCCTTTGCATTATCTGGTTCTCATTTGAGTTTCTGGTTCGATTTTTTGCCTGCCCAAGCAAAGCTGGCTTCTTTACCAATATCATGAATATAATTGATATAGTTGCCATTATTCCTTACTTCATCACACTAGGCACAGAACTGGCAGAGAAATCTGAAGATGGGCAACAGGGTCAACAAGCTATGTCTTTAGCAATTCTTAGGGTTATTAGACTGGTTAGAGTATTTAGAATCTTCAAGCTTTCCAGACATTCTAAAGGTCTCCAGATTCTGGGACAGACCCTCAAAGCCAGCATGAGGGAATTAGGTCTTCtaatattttttctctttattggtGTTATTCTTTTTTCCAGTGCAGTGTATTTTGCAGAAGCTGATGAGCGAGATTCTCAGTTTCACAGCATCCCAGATGCCTTCTGGTGGGCTGTGGTTTCCATGACAACAGTAGGATATGGAGACATGGTCCCTACAACAATAGGTGGCAAGATAGTAGGCTCCCTGTGTGCTATTGCAGGCGTTTTAACCATTGCCTTGCCTGTTCCAGTCATAGTGTCTAATTTCAATTACTTCTatcatagagagacagagggagaggaGCAAGCACAATATTTGCAAGTAACGAGCTGTCCAAAGATTCCATCTTCCCCTGACCTTCAAAACAGTAGAAGTGCCTCCACGCTCAGTAAATCTGACTACATGGAAATTCAGGAAGGTGTTACTCATAGCAATGAAGATTTTAGAGAGAAGAATTTAAAAACTGCAAATTGCACTTTAGGTAATACCAACTATGTAAATATAACCAAAATGCTAACTGATGTCTGA